The genomic DNA CAAGAAATTCCCCAAGCAGCGGTGTTACCAGCGTTGGTAATTGGCGCACCTGTAGGCTTTATTTCCGTCGTAGAGTCAAAAATGACCTTAGCAGCGACAAAAGTACCTCAAATCCGCGTCGAGGGGCGAAAGGGCGGTTCTCCAGTAGCAGCTGCTATTCTTAACGCTTTAATTTGTTTAGCAACTGAAGCAGAAGGCAGAAGATAAAAGGCAGAAGGCAGAAGGCAGAAGGAAAAATCTTATAAAACAAAGATTCTGGCTTTTTATCTCGCCTTAACCGCCTTGGCGTTTGCCATAAATCACAAATCACAAATCTAAAATCTAAAATCGAATAGATGACTGTTCACGTTGTTGGTATTGGTTTAGATGGGGCATCTGGGTTAAGGGAAGAAGTCAGACAAATTATTGCCCAGGCGACGGTGTTGGTGGGAAGCGATCGCCATTTGAATTATTTTCCTGAATACTGTGGCGATCGCATCATCCTTAAGGACATAAAAGCGACAATGCGGGCAATACGCGATCGTCTAGAAACAGATCTAGTAATTGTAGTATTGGTGACAGGCGACCCTTTATTTTTTGGTTTAGGGCGCTTGTTATTGGCAGAACTGCCAAAAGAAAAATTAACTTTTCATCCTCACTTAAGCGCCATTCAGTTAGCTTTTAACCGGATTAAGATTCCTTGGCAAGATGCCAAGGTGGTAAGTGTTCACGGACGTTGTTGGGATCAGCTAACCCAAACTTTACAGCAAGGGGCAGAGAAAATCGCCATCTTAACTGACGATCATCATAACCCAGCAGCGATCGCGCGTTTATTGCAATCTCTGGATCTAGCTAACACTTATCAATTATGGATTTGCGAAAATTTGGGGGGTCTGGATGAACGAGTGGGATGTTGGCCTTTAGCTGCTATCTCAACGCAAAGATTCGCCCCTTTAAATGTGGTAGTTTTACTGCGCCAAACGGAAGCTTCCCAGGAAGAAACGAATTTTGCCAATCTACCACTCTTAGGTTTACCAGACTCTAGTTTTTTAAGTTATAGCGATCGACCAGGTTTAATTACCAAACGAGAAATTCGCCTATTAGTTCTGGGAGAATTAGCATTAAAACCCGGGCAAATTATTTGGGATATTGGTGCGGGTACTGGTTCAGTAGCGATCGAAATTGCCCGCTTATTCCCTTCTTCTACAGTTTATGCCATTGAAAAAACCGCTGCTGGAATCTCCTTAATAGAACAGAATTGTCAGCGATTTGGGATTAGCAATGTAGTATCTATTCATGGTACTGCCCCCGAAATTCTACATCACCTACCATCCCCAGACCGAATTTTTATTGGTGGTAGCGGTGGCAACTTAAAGGAGATTTTAAGGTTTGCTGGCGCTCAATTACATCCCCAAGGAGTTCTGGTTTTAGCTTTAGCTACTTTGGAACATTTGACCTTG from Phormidium ambiguum IAM M-71 includes the following:
- the cbiE gene encoding precorrin-6y C5,15-methyltransferase (decarboxylating) subunit CbiE; protein product: MTVHVVGIGLDGASGLREEVRQIIAQATVLVGSDRHLNYFPEYCGDRIILKDIKATMRAIRDRLETDLVIVVLVTGDPLFFGLGRLLLAELPKEKLTFHPHLSAIQLAFNRIKIPWQDAKVVSVHGRCWDQLTQTLQQGAEKIAILTDDHHNPAAIARLLQSLDLANTYQLWICENLGGLDERVGCWPLAAISTQRFAPLNVVVLLRQTEASQEETNFANLPLLGLPDSSFLSYSDRPGLITKREIRLLVLGELALKPGQIIWDIGAGTGSVAIEIARLFPSSTVYAIEKTAAGISLIEQNCQRFGISNVVSIHGTAPEILHHLPSPDRIFIGGSGGNLKEILRFAGAQLHPQGVLVLALATLEHLTLATQWVGDKGWEHHLLQAQLMRSVAVGSLTRFSPLNPVTILSIKKRSLG